Proteins encoded in a region of the Planococcus shixiaomingii genome:
- a CDS encoding AzlD domain-containing protein — MGAWFWWMIIGMAAVTYIPRAVPLTFLEGRELPIPVQHVLRNIPYAVLGALIFPAIFFVQENLWFGVIGAIAAFGIAFTGANVMIVVLGSIAILAVYSLFF, encoded by the coding sequence ATGGGTGCATGGTTTTGGTGGATGATTATCGGAATGGCGGCGGTGACTTATATTCCGCGCGCTGTTCCACTGACTTTTTTAGAAGGGCGTGAGCTTCCAATTCCCGTACAGCATGTGCTTCGAAACATTCCATACGCAGTTCTTGGCGCTTTGATTTTTCCAGCAATCTTTTTTGTCCAAGAAAACCTTTGGTTTGGCGTTATCGGTGCGATCGCCGCATTCGGCATTGCCTTTACAGGTGCCAACGTCATGATTGTCGTATTGGGTTCAATCGCTATTCTGGCCGTATATAGTTTGTTTTTTTAA
- a CDS encoding peroxiredoxin family protein: MSKKMIGLLLIAVMISLTIVGVVKNNIEKNESLETLSVGTDVDFLATEEGLAPGEVAPDFELTTLSGETVKLSDYKGKKVILNFWATWCPPCIAEMPLMQNYYENAQEENVEILAVNLTTEDRGIHKVEEFVKSNNLTFPIPMDLKGDIGSTYQAVTIPTSYMIDTQGRVQKKHIGPMDEKVMIDYIANMD; the protein is encoded by the coding sequence ATGTCGAAAAAAATGATAGGCTTGTTGTTAATTGCCGTTATGATAAGTTTAACGATAGTTGGAGTTGTGAAAAATAATATAGAAAAAAATGAGTCTCTTGAAACGTTATCGGTCGGCACAGATGTGGATTTCTTGGCTACAGAAGAAGGACTGGCACCCGGCGAAGTAGCTCCTGACTTTGAGCTGACCACGTTGTCAGGGGAGACGGTCAAGTTATCGGATTATAAAGGGAAAAAAGTGATTTTAAATTTTTGGGCGACGTGGTGCCCTCCTTGCATAGCGGAAATGCCGCTCATGCAAAATTACTATGAAAATGCGCAAGAAGAAAACGTGGAAATTTTAGCAGTGAATTTGACGACAGAAGACCGGGGAATCCATAAAGTGGAGGAATTTGTGAAATCCAATAACTTGACGTTCCCTATTCCGATGGACCTTAAAGGTGATATTGGGTCAACTTACCAAGCTGTCACTATTCCGACTTCTTACATGATCGACACACAAGGACGTGTCCAAAAAAAGCACATCGGGCCAATGGATGAGAAAGTAATGATAGATTATATTGCCAATATGGATTGA
- a CDS encoding DUF2198 family protein has translation MDSILTKFLLSLLVPGLLVVLFTRVTFNHVVALVLTVALIAAAVYAGFTTTWFLYAVNAASLTLGFWYATNMFNKRKKAETHDE, from the coding sequence ATGGATTCGATATTAACGAAATTTTTATTGTCTTTACTGGTTCCAGGTCTGCTCGTGGTTCTCTTCACGCGCGTGACATTTAATCATGTGGTTGCGCTGGTTTTAACAGTGGCACTAATTGCAGCCGCCGTTTATGCCGGTTTTACAACCACTTGGTTTTTATACGCTGTCAACGCCGCATCCTTAACTCTAGGATTTTGGTATGCCACAAATATGTTCAATAAACGCAAAAAAGCCGAAACTCATGATGAGTAA
- a CDS encoding TVP38/TMEM64 family protein, producing MTEFISWENIYELTQSYRALGPIIGFLLPFLESFLPFLPLFAFIVANATAYGFWFGFLLSWGGTVAGSYAVFLIIRKFGQARFMNFMTRHKRVQRLIHWVERNGFGPLFLFICFPFTPSALVNLVAGLSNIRRHYYLVTLMAGKLVMVFIVTFVGHDIRALFTQPLRTAIVAVIIVLLYIIGKILENRLNKKAAVEFQRLNEDRRKDRL from the coding sequence ATGACAGAATTCATTTCTTGGGAAAATATATATGAATTGACCCAATCTTACCGGGCGCTAGGTCCGATTATCGGATTTTTACTGCCTTTTCTTGAATCGTTTCTGCCATTCTTGCCGTTGTTTGCTTTTATCGTGGCCAATGCAACTGCTTATGGTTTTTGGTTCGGATTTCTCTTGTCATGGGGAGGAACTGTGGCCGGATCCTATGCGGTCTTCCTAATTATCCGCAAATTCGGCCAAGCCCGTTTTATGAACTTCATGACCAGACATAAAAGAGTTCAACGGCTTATCCATTGGGTGGAGCGGAATGGATTTGGTCCGCTATTCTTGTTTATCTGTTTTCCATTTACTCCTTCGGCATTGGTAAACTTAGTCGCCGGATTATCGAATATTCGCCGGCATTATTATTTAGTGACTCTTATGGCTGGGAAACTGGTCATGGTTTTCATTGTCACTTTTGTTGGCCATGATATCCGTGCATTGTTCACTCAGCCACTCCGCACCGCCATTGTGGCAGTAATAATCGTATTGCTCTACATTATCGGAAAAATTCTTGAAAACCGTCTGAACAAAAAAGCGGCAGTGGAATTTCAGCGGCTGAATGAAGATCGGAGAAAAGATCGTCTTTAA
- the addB gene encoding helicase-exonuclease AddAB subunit AddB, with translation MPLRIVYGRAGSGKTRFMQDEIVDELKQRADGDPIFLIVPDQMSFSTEYRLSTTDGMKGTIRAQAITFKRLAWRILQEVGGISRKEVDTFGYRMLIRSLLEEHREEFQLFRRAAGKRGFTDQIEQLVKEFSRYCVACDELTTIRSSLAEAGAPRTLLDKAADLELILAEIESRLGKVFVDSEGHLAMLAEKIRHSDVIKHAEIYMDGFVSFTAREFEIIGELMKHAKSVTIALPMDNQTDPQNEQALFYQSAITAERLTEQARKEGVDVDPSVHLHSPRRFNNQELSHLEQHFDDYPMQRTASEGHVSIIESSNRRAEMHAIARSIRDQVRGGMRYNEIAILYRDPEVYDELINTIFPQYDIPYFISRKKSMLHHPLIEFSRSVLEAVLSNYSYEPVFRAVKTDLFFPEGSVSKWRERSDILENFVISNGIYGERWFEEKRWFYKKYRGLEFHTGIQTDEEQAMQMELHAVRDLIREPLARLKNSLDESATGREVAQALFLFIEEMDVYVKIQHLKEREESEHRLLAATEHEQAWNQWIGVLDQFVLMFGDKELELATAVKILDEGFETLEFSRIPTSLDQVTVSKIDLARLMDIKSVFVIGANDGVLPRRIEQEGLLTDMDREWFSQIGIELAPTSKVRLMDETYMVYRAFTSASDLLTVSYPIADEEGKALLPSMYIQKLVDMLGAEIHPAVIDPEELKEVSHLEYISHPRATLSYLTSQIRGGELTPEWRAVLAYYHDDPFWSSVVDRILEPIKPNEAHPLREDIAEPLYGTPISSSVSRVETYFSCPFAHYVQYGLRLEERNQYKLAPPAMGDLFHAAIKWISDEVNRLDVSWSSLTRKQCQELAKQAMEQLTPYFVNHILISSHRYRYIQHKLEGIIRQTAFMLSKHAKVTGFSPVALEVGFGPQEAIPPLDIDLKKGRKMNVRGRIDRIDSTRINDKPYIRIVDYKSSKQGLDLSDVYHGLALQTFTYLDVALTHSERWLGEKAEPAGVLYFHMHNPMLKLTKLMTAEELEDEVAKSFKMNGLVVEDSEVIYAMDEDIEGYSNVIPVRMNKKGEISRSQSKTVMKDDMELIRKFVRNKHQTAGNGILDGDTRIIPYKVKEDTPCQFCSYRSICQFDPVDPEQSYRKLPALPADKAVELIRKETIENDSDKTS, from the coding sequence GTGCCATTACGTATCGTATACGGGCGCGCAGGTTCCGGAAAAACCCGGTTCATGCAAGACGAAATAGTCGACGAACTAAAGCAGCGAGCTGACGGCGACCCGATTTTTTTGATCGTCCCTGACCAGATGTCTTTTTCAACCGAGTATCGGCTGTCGACAACTGATGGCATGAAAGGAACAATTCGTGCCCAAGCCATCACATTCAAGCGACTTGCTTGGCGGATTTTGCAGGAAGTAGGCGGCATAAGCCGAAAAGAGGTGGATACATTCGGCTATCGCATGCTAATACGCAGTTTGCTGGAGGAGCATCGTGAAGAATTCCAACTGTTCCGGCGTGCTGCGGGAAAAAGAGGATTTACCGATCAAATCGAACAATTGGTAAAAGAGTTCTCAAGATATTGTGTAGCTTGCGACGAACTGACAACAATCCGTTCTTCATTGGCAGAGGCGGGAGCGCCGCGCACGCTTCTTGATAAAGCGGCGGATCTCGAGCTGATCCTTGCGGAAATTGAAAGTCGCTTAGGAAAAGTATTTGTCGATTCGGAAGGCCACTTGGCTATGCTGGCTGAGAAGATCCGGCATTCCGACGTTATTAAACACGCCGAAATATACATGGACGGGTTCGTGAGCTTTACTGCCCGTGAATTTGAAATCATAGGCGAGTTGATGAAACACGCGAAGTCTGTGACGATTGCGCTTCCAATGGATAACCAAACTGATCCTCAAAATGAACAAGCTTTATTTTATCAATCGGCTATAACTGCAGAGCGGTTAACTGAACAGGCCCGCAAAGAAGGAGTGGACGTTGATCCATCGGTCCACTTGCATTCCCCTCGCCGTTTCAACAACCAGGAACTTTCCCATTTGGAGCAGCATTTTGATGACTACCCGATGCAAAGAACAGCTTCGGAAGGGCATGTCTCCATCATTGAATCTTCTAATAGAAGAGCGGAAATGCATGCCATAGCCAGAAGCATTCGCGACCAGGTCAGAGGCGGCATGCGCTACAATGAAATCGCCATTTTATATCGCGATCCTGAAGTATATGACGAACTAATCAATACGATTTTTCCGCAATACGATATCCCATATTTCATCAGCCGGAAAAAATCGATGCTCCACCATCCGTTGATTGAATTCAGCCGTTCTGTTTTGGAAGCTGTTCTGTCCAATTACTCTTATGAACCGGTCTTCCGCGCCGTTAAAACCGATTTGTTTTTCCCGGAAGGAAGCGTATCAAAATGGCGGGAAAGAAGTGATATTCTGGAAAACTTCGTGATCTCAAACGGGATTTACGGAGAGCGGTGGTTTGAAGAAAAACGTTGGTTCTACAAAAAATACCGCGGACTGGAATTTCATACTGGCATACAAACAGACGAAGAACAGGCTATGCAAATGGAATTGCATGCAGTCCGGGACTTGATCCGCGAACCGCTGGCCCGTTTGAAAAACAGTTTGGACGAGAGTGCAACTGGAAGAGAAGTCGCTCAGGCGTTGTTTTTGTTCATCGAGGAAATGGATGTCTATGTAAAAATTCAGCACTTGAAAGAGCGGGAAGAATCGGAACATCGCTTGCTTGCCGCAACGGAACATGAACAAGCCTGGAACCAATGGATTGGTGTACTGGATCAGTTTGTGCTGATGTTTGGAGATAAAGAACTCGAACTTGCTACAGCGGTGAAAATTCTAGACGAAGGGTTTGAAACACTGGAATTTTCCCGCATTCCGACTTCACTCGACCAAGTGACCGTCTCGAAAATTGATCTGGCGCGCCTTATGGACATCAAATCAGTCTTCGTCATTGGAGCCAATGATGGAGTCTTGCCGCGCAGAATCGAGCAGGAAGGGCTGTTGACGGACATGGACCGGGAATGGTTTTCCCAGATCGGCATCGAATTGGCGCCGACGTCCAAAGTGAGGCTCATGGACGAAACGTATATGGTTTACCGGGCATTCACTTCAGCCTCCGATTTGTTGACGGTGTCGTATCCGATTGCAGATGAAGAAGGCAAGGCGTTATTGCCGTCAATGTATATTCAGAAACTGGTAGATATGCTCGGAGCGGAAATTCACCCGGCTGTTATTGATCCGGAAGAGTTGAAGGAAGTTTCGCACTTGGAATATATTTCGCATCCGCGGGCCACATTATCGTACTTGACTTCGCAAATCCGCGGTGGAGAATTGACGCCTGAATGGCGGGCTGTACTCGCATATTATCACGATGATCCGTTTTGGTCTTCGGTCGTGGACCGGATTCTGGAGCCGATCAAACCTAATGAAGCCCATCCGCTGCGGGAAGATATTGCGGAACCTTTGTATGGCACACCTATTTCTTCGAGCGTATCGCGCGTAGAGACTTATTTCAGCTGCCCATTTGCCCATTACGTGCAATATGGTCTGCGTCTTGAAGAACGGAATCAATATAAGTTGGCACCGCCTGCAATGGGGGATTTATTCCACGCAGCTATCAAGTGGATTTCAGATGAAGTTAATAGGCTGGATGTTTCTTGGTCATCATTGACTCGGAAACAATGCCAGGAGTTGGCGAAGCAGGCGATGGAACAGTTGACGCCTTATTTTGTCAATCACATCTTAATCAGTTCGCACCGCTATCGTTATATTCAGCATAAATTGGAAGGCATTATCCGCCAAACCGCTTTCATGCTGAGCAAACACGCAAAAGTGACGGGATTTTCACCGGTCGCGCTCGAAGTCGGTTTTGGTCCGCAAGAAGCGATTCCTCCACTGGATATTGACTTGAAAAAAGGGCGCAAGATGAATGTGCGTGGACGTATTGACCGCATTGACTCCACGAGAATTAACGACAAGCCGTATATTCGCATCGTCGATTATAAATCTTCGAAACAAGGGCTCGACTTAAGCGATGTCTACCATGGATTAGCCCTGCAGACCTTTACGTACCTGGATGTTGCATTGACCCATTCAGAGCGTTGGCTCGGTGAGAAAGCTGAACCGGCGGGAGTTCTTTATTTCCATATGCATAACCCGATGCTGAAACTGACCAAATTGATGACCGCAGAAGAGCTGGAAGACGAGGTCGCCAAATCGTTCAAAATGAACGGGCTGGTAGTGGAGGATTCGGAAGTTATTTACGCAATGGATGAGGACATTGAAGGATACTCCAACGTCATTCCGGTCCGGATGAATAAAAAAGGCGAGATTTCGAGATCCCAATCGAAAACTGTTATGAAAGACGATATGGAATTGATCCGTAAATTTGTCCGCAATAAGCATCAAACGGCCGGCAATGGGATTTTGGACGGAGATACACGCATCATTCCTTATAAAGTGAAAGAAGACACGCCGTGCCAGTTTTGTTCGTACCGATCCATCTGCCAATTTGATCCGGTAGATCCCGAACAGTCTTACAGAAAACTGCCGGCATTGCCAGCCGATAAAGCGGTGGAATTGATACGAAAGGAGACGATCGAAAATGATTCCGATAAAACCAGCTGA
- a CDS encoding trans-sulfuration enzyme family protein — MKSLETISVHTAKAGERTIQPKVMPVFQTSAFSFSSLEEMEGYYEGNGTYLYSRTANPNTDALGQTVANLEDAPKGVAASSGMAAILAGILSVVQTGDHVLAAEDVYGGTFLLLKEELLRMGIHVHFADFSNASEIEQHVTDFPEIKLIISESITNPFLRLEDIEGLSRLKNQYGLTLMIDNTFATPYTIKPYALGADLVVHSATKYLGGHGDVTAGALVGRADLITIAESRITNLGMNLSPHEAWLTVRGIKTLVLRMKAQTENARAIADFLKDKARVWYPGKGAIVTFELPEHVDVYRFFKSLGWIQIVPTLAGVETTVSYPYSTSHRALSEEEKQKIGVTKQTVRLSAGIEGTQDILDQLAAAIK; from the coding sequence ATGAAGTCACTTGAAACGATATCAGTGCATACTGCCAAAGCAGGAGAACGGACGATTCAACCGAAAGTCATGCCAGTGTTCCAAACGTCTGCTTTTTCTTTTTCTTCCTTGGAAGAAATGGAAGGGTATTACGAAGGGAATGGAACCTATCTTTATTCTCGTACTGCCAACCCGAATACTGACGCCCTCGGCCAAACTGTAGCAAATTTGGAAGACGCGCCTAAAGGTGTAGCTGCATCGTCCGGTATGGCTGCGATACTTGCCGGTATTTTATCGGTCGTTCAAACTGGAGACCATGTGCTGGCTGCGGAAGATGTTTACGGCGGGACCTTCCTCTTATTGAAAGAAGAGCTTTTGAGAATGGGAATTCACGTCCATTTTGCTGATTTTTCGAATGCCAGCGAGATCGAACAACATGTAACCGACTTTCCGGAAATAAAGTTGATAATCAGCGAGTCCATTACAAATCCCTTTTTGCGTCTTGAAGATATTGAAGGCCTTAGCCGATTGAAAAATCAGTATGGCTTAACGTTGATGATTGATAATACATTTGCAACGCCTTATACCATCAAACCGTATGCTCTCGGTGCCGATTTAGTGGTTCACAGCGCTACGAAATATTTGGGCGGGCACGGCGACGTGACGGCAGGGGCATTGGTGGGCAGGGCGGATTTGATCACAATAGCTGAAAGCCGAATCACTAATCTCGGCATGAACTTAAGCCCACACGAAGCTTGGCTGACCGTCAGAGGCATTAAGACCTTAGTGCTGCGCATGAAAGCACAAACTGAAAATGCTCGGGCGATTGCTGACTTTTTGAAAGACAAGGCACGTGTATGGTACCCCGGTAAAGGAGCCATTGTAACATTCGAGCTTCCTGAGCATGTAGATGTGTACCGCTTTTTCAAATCTCTCGGCTGGATTCAAATTGTGCCGACGTTAGCAGGTGTCGAGACGACGGTTTCATATCCGTACAGCACGTCGCACCGGGCACTTTCAGAAGAAGAAAAACAAAAAATCGGCGTTACAAAACAAACGGTCCGGTTGTCAGCGGGAATTGAAGGGACGCAAGATATTTTGGACCAGCTTGCCGCTGCCATCAAATAG
- a CDS encoding AzlC family ABC transporter permease, translating into MDGRGFTAGLKAGTSIAIGYFPIALTFGLLAKTTGLSIVEATAMSIFVFAGAAQYISLSLIAAGVAPAVIVLNTFIVNIRHFLMTAALNEKMQPDARWKKALYAFGITDESFSVLATQKGGRLRTTFAAGVILVSYGSWVAFTAVGHLIGANLPQFLQASMSIALYAMFVGLLVPSMRGNRKVVSLALIAALTNSLFYFTGWLSTGWAIMVSTLVSAILIELISPKEVKS; encoded by the coding sequence TTGGATGGACGTGGGTTTACCGCTGGACTAAAAGCCGGCACCAGTATAGCTATCGGCTATTTCCCGATAGCACTGACATTTGGCTTGCTTGCAAAAACGACAGGGCTTTCCATTGTGGAAGCGACTGCAATGAGTATTTTCGTTTTTGCTGGAGCTGCCCAATATATTTCGCTTTCATTGATAGCAGCTGGCGTTGCTCCGGCTGTTATCGTATTGAATACCTTCATCGTCAACATCCGTCACTTTTTAATGACGGCCGCACTCAATGAAAAGATGCAGCCGGATGCCCGGTGGAAAAAAGCGCTTTACGCATTCGGCATCACGGATGAATCATTTTCCGTGTTAGCTACCCAAAAAGGCGGGAGACTCCGCACAACTTTTGCAGCAGGCGTTATCCTTGTCTCGTACGGCAGCTGGGTTGCTTTTACCGCTGTAGGTCATTTGATCGGTGCCAATTTGCCGCAATTTTTGCAAGCATCCATGTCGATTGCGCTGTACGCCATGTTTGTCGGATTACTTGTCCCTTCGATGCGAGGCAACCGCAAAGTGGTGAGCCTGGCACTCATCGCCGCCCTTACCAATTCGTTGTTTTATTTTACCGGATGGCTTTCAACCGGCTGGGCCATAATGGTTTCCACTTTAGTTTCGGCAATTTTAATTGAACTTATTTCTCCAAAAGAGGTGAAGTCGTAA
- a CDS encoding PDZ domain-containing protein, giving the protein MDALLDIGRIFINPVFYIALIAAVLLGYFRVKKERKTFRTRVVWGGTEFAGLLKDGFLFAIILSILFAGVGLVVPMEWLVALSIVSIIMLISGVYQMGSFIYLSLAAVALGWLMRTNAWSIDLGFLQFQGYFLSWEWLVPVALITGAFVVLEGWLVRKYGAVSASPRLEKAPRGLMAAVYKSKRLWLIPVLLVVPGSLVESYAPYWPQLPIGESSLSLILFPIVFGFQSLARKTMPIYLFPRIGKAIMIVGGVVVVLALLALLWQPLAFAALIIGALGRFGVAIYFAAKERQGNHAVTPQALGVMIVDVLPDSPADKMGLIRGEVIRKVNGLSVSNESELYEAIQVNAAHCRLEVLDHNREVRLRQHVIFRHDHHRLGLIVVN; this is encoded by the coding sequence ATGGATGCATTGCTAGATATAGGTAGAATTTTTATCAATCCCGTTTTTTACATAGCGCTTATAGCCGCCGTGCTTTTAGGGTATTTTCGGGTAAAAAAAGAACGAAAAACATTTAGGACCCGGGTTGTATGGGGGGGAACAGAATTTGCTGGTTTGCTAAAAGACGGCTTTTTGTTTGCCATCATATTGTCCATTCTTTTTGCTGGAGTCGGTTTAGTGGTTCCGATGGAATGGCTGGTGGCTTTAAGCATTGTCAGCATCATCATGCTGATCAGTGGCGTATACCAAATGGGGTCCTTCATTTACTTGTCGCTGGCCGCTGTCGCACTTGGCTGGCTGATGCGCACCAATGCTTGGTCGATTGATTTAGGCTTTTTGCAATTCCAAGGTTATTTCTTATCATGGGAGTGGTTGGTTCCGGTTGCTTTAATCACAGGTGCGTTTGTTGTGCTTGAAGGTTGGCTGGTCCGAAAATATGGAGCCGTTTCAGCTTCGCCAAGATTAGAAAAAGCGCCCCGTGGATTAATGGCGGCCGTCTACAAGTCAAAACGGCTGTGGCTCATTCCGGTCCTATTAGTAGTGCCAGGATCTCTTGTGGAATCTTATGCGCCTTATTGGCCGCAACTGCCAATCGGGGAAAGTTCGTTATCGCTTATTTTATTTCCAATAGTGTTCGGTTTCCAAAGCCTGGCGCGCAAAACTATGCCCATCTATCTGTTCCCGCGTATCGGGAAAGCAATTATGATTGTTGGAGGGGTAGTCGTAGTCTTGGCTTTACTCGCCTTGCTGTGGCAACCGTTGGCTTTCGCGGCTTTGATTATTGGGGCGCTAGGGCGTTTCGGTGTTGCCATTTACTTTGCGGCTAAAGAACGCCAAGGAAACCATGCAGTCACTCCTCAAGCTTTGGGTGTTATGATTGTCGATGTGCTTCCTGACTCGCCAGCTGACAAAATGGGATTGATCCGCGGAGAAGTCATCCGCAAAGTGAACGGATTATCGGTTTCGAACGAATCAGAATTATATGAAGCAATTCAAGTTAATGCCGCACATTGCCGGCTAGAAGTTCTGGACCATAATAGAGAAGTCCGGCTTCGCCAGCATGTCATTTTCCGGCATGATCACCATCGTCTTGGATTAATTGTAGTAAATTAA